A single genomic interval of Legionella israelensis harbors:
- the glsA gene encoding glutaminase A: MEQTSITLTLLKKLVSLAEKNNEGDTANYIPELANIDKKLTAISVHTLNDNKILTYCNQDLPAITLQSTGKLIPLIGLLEEYGPSHVFEWVKVEPSGDDFASITRLEQFGPKPSNPMLNPGAITLCSRIPGIGEQQFAWLEHWVQKLFGQRLSINPLVFASEKRTGDRNRSLAYLLKSRHNLGADVPETLDLYFTICSYEARIEQVLYLPTLLANGGKDPATGEQIISVETIKITLAIMATCGLYDETGTHMVRTGMPAKSGVSGYTMAVVPGKAGIVTLSPRVNRKGNSIRGELILEELSKSMSWHFALP; the protein is encoded by the coding sequence ATGGAACAAACTAGTATCACATTAACCTTATTAAAAAAACTGGTAAGTTTGGCTGAAAAAAACAATGAAGGCGATACGGCCAATTATATTCCTGAACTAGCCAATATTGATAAAAAGCTGACCGCAATTTCCGTACACACTCTTAATGACAATAAGATTTTAACGTATTGTAATCAGGATTTACCGGCTATCACGTTGCAAAGTACTGGTAAATTGATTCCCCTAATCGGACTTTTGGAAGAATACGGGCCAAGCCATGTTTTTGAATGGGTCAAGGTGGAACCTTCCGGAGATGATTTTGCATCCATAACACGTCTTGAACAGTTTGGACCCAAACCATCCAATCCTATGCTCAACCCAGGTGCAATTACACTTTGTTCAAGAATTCCGGGAATAGGTGAACAGCAATTTGCCTGGCTTGAGCATTGGGTACAGAAATTATTTGGACAACGGTTAAGTATTAATCCTCTTGTATTTGCTTCAGAAAAACGAACTGGCGATAGAAACCGCTCCTTAGCGTATTTATTAAAAAGTCGTCATAATCTTGGTGCTGATGTTCCGGAAACACTGGATTTGTATTTTACAATTTGCTCCTATGAAGCACGTATAGAGCAAGTTCTCTATTTACCTACTCTGCTTGCCAATGGTGGTAAGGATCCAGCCACCGGCGAGCAGATTATTTCAGTGGAAACGATAAAAATCACTTTAGCCATCATGGCTACCTGTGGCCTGTATGATGAAACCGGCACGCATATGGTACGTACTGGAATGCCAGCAAAAAGTGGGGTTTCAGGCTATACAATGGCTGTAGTACCGGGCAAAGCCGGTATTGTTACTCTGAGTCCACGGGTTAATAGAAAAGGGAACAGCATTCGAGGAGAGCTCATACTTGAAGAGCTATCTAAATCCATGTCTTGGCATTTTGCGCTGCCTTAA
- a CDS encoding bifunctional diguanylate cyclase/phosphodiesterase has product MTLTKRLAIGVLAFLLVIFFGTYIITVHNARNYFIKQLENNAQDTATSLGLSMSQSLRQKDLPTMLAMVEAIFDRGYFEFIEVRDNKGNLLISRRLPQTKSSAPQWFIHLIEWPSTIQTSLVMDGWRQVGRVLVSSDTTLAYEALWENAVKLFNWYVVFAVIALILVYLFIQTLLRPLKRVSRQAMAISDHKFPIETKIPSAPELKQVTLAMNQMVLKIKSLFEEQWQEAEELRKQVYQDSLTGLSNRAYFMQQLHSLLDNKDEFVPGYLLMVVLEGLEKYNHQYGYQKGDELLCSVANACKNFWQFSSTNTVARINGTTFAIIEQDSDAVHIEKKCKEFEQILGQLFSDVTHCEFHMAAASYFVHQTPSNLLSLLDTAVKHAKEKGVFYCKTTYEDFTYPRQLLSQDILDALEHKKILLYWQPVTDGKDILHYEIFVRLIMQNSDEVGAGYFIPIAERFEMAHLIDLYVLDELIPFLKKNMKNISLNLSKTTLTNKIFADNYLKKLAKIPAGLRKHINLEFQESFIIDSFTDIKWFMDEAKRLSVGIGMDRVGIHFSSMHYISDLHLDYVKLHGSLIQDIKEDESKQFFIHYFNKMAKTLEIDVVVTQVEHQSQWDALRLIHISWGQGRYLGSVEPLQKST; this is encoded by the coding sequence ATGACATTAACGAAAAGACTTGCAATTGGAGTACTGGCCTTTCTATTGGTTATTTTTTTTGGCACATATATCATTACTGTGCATAATGCACGAAATTATTTTATTAAACAATTGGAGAATAATGCTCAGGACACGGCGACCTCTCTGGGTTTGTCAATGTCACAAAGCCTTCGCCAGAAAGATTTACCCACCATGTTAGCAATGGTTGAAGCCATTTTCGATCGTGGATATTTTGAGTTTATAGAGGTTCGGGATAATAAGGGCAATCTATTAATATCCAGAAGATTACCGCAAACAAAGTCGAGTGCTCCTCAATGGTTTATCCATTTAATTGAATGGCCGTCTACAATACAAACGTCACTGGTTATGGATGGCTGGAGGCAGGTTGGCAGAGTTCTCGTATCCAGTGATACTACACTTGCTTATGAAGCGCTGTGGGAAAATGCGGTTAAACTTTTTAACTGGTATGTCGTTTTTGCTGTAATCGCTTTAATACTGGTTTATTTATTTATTCAAACTTTATTGCGGCCTCTGAAACGAGTTTCCAGACAGGCAATGGCTATTTCTGATCATAAATTTCCCATAGAAACTAAAATTCCCAGTGCACCTGAGCTAAAGCAGGTTACCTTGGCGATGAATCAAATGGTTTTAAAAATAAAATCCTTGTTTGAAGAGCAATGGCAAGAAGCTGAAGAGCTTCGTAAGCAAGTTTATCAGGACAGCTTAACAGGATTGAGTAATCGCGCATATTTTATGCAACAACTGCACTCTTTATTGGATAATAAAGATGAGTTCGTGCCTGGGTATCTTTTGATGGTCGTGCTGGAGGGACTGGAAAAATATAATCATCAATACGGTTATCAGAAAGGGGATGAATTGCTATGTTCTGTGGCCAATGCATGTAAAAATTTTTGGCAATTTTCTTCAACGAACACTGTGGCTAGAATTAATGGAACAACATTTGCCATTATTGAACAGGATTCCGATGCTGTTCATATAGAGAAAAAATGCAAGGAATTTGAGCAAATTCTTGGCCAGCTTTTCAGTGATGTTACACATTGTGAATTTCACATGGCTGCAGCTTCTTACTTTGTTCATCAGACGCCTTCCAATTTGTTGAGTTTACTGGACACGGCAGTTAAACATGCAAAAGAGAAAGGAGTATTTTACTGTAAAACGACGTATGAGGACTTTACTTATCCACGCCAGCTGCTAAGTCAGGATATTCTCGACGCGCTTGAACATAAAAAAATATTACTTTATTGGCAACCTGTAACGGATGGAAAAGACATTTTGCATTATGAAATATTTGTGCGATTAATCATGCAGAATTCAGATGAAGTAGGGGCGGGATATTTTATTCCCATTGCTGAACGTTTTGAGATGGCTCATTTGATTGATTTGTATGTTTTAGATGAACTGATCCCGTTTTTAAAGAAAAACATGAAAAATATATCATTAAATTTATCGAAAACCACATTGACAAACAAGATATTTGCCGATAACTATCTAAAAAAATTGGCCAAGATACCTGCCGGATTGCGTAAACACATTAACCTGGAATTTCAGGAATCCTTTATCATTGATTCTTTTACGGATATTAAATGGTTTATGGATGAGGCAAAACGACTGAGTGTAGGTATTGGTATGGATCGTGTAGGTATTCATTTCTCTTCAATGCACTATATCAGTGATCTGCATCTCGATTATGTTAAATTACATGGCAGCCTGATTCAGGATATTAAGGAGGATGAGAGTAAGCAGTTTTTTATTCATTATTTTAACAAGATGGCAAAAACATTAGAGATTGACGTTGTTGTTACCCAGGTGGAACATCAGTCACAATGGGACGCCTTACGCTTGATTCATATATCCTGGGGACAGGGACGATATTTAGGTTCAGTGGAACCGCTTCAAAAATCAACATGA
- a CDS encoding transglutaminase-like cysteine peptidase, translating into MFQEDWSLLRGLLNKIRILINGCLLIGLIGGGVYVHASPALIISPDKIAQMEKKYKGDVKRRFHAWSNLIKSHKKLPIEKKLSSTNKFFNVFQFQSDAVYKGAGDYWKTPDEFIVDASGDCEDFSIAKYFTLLAMGVPMEKLRITYVKSLRLDQAHMILAYYKTPDAEPLILDNLEPRILPASQRPDLIPVYSFNGDGLWLAKQRERDKYLGQNRLSKWQRVIERIKQMGKRP; encoded by the coding sequence ATGTTCCAGGAAGACTGGTCACTTTTAAGGGGCCTGTTAAATAAAATCAGAATATTAATAAACGGATGTTTACTTATCGGGTTAATCGGCGGCGGGGTATATGTGCATGCTTCTCCAGCCCTCATTATTAGCCCAGATAAAATTGCACAAATGGAGAAAAAATATAAAGGAGATGTTAAACGACGCTTCCATGCCTGGAGCAATTTGATCAAGTCTCATAAAAAACTGCCCATTGAAAAAAAACTGAGCAGTACCAATAAGTTTTTTAACGTTTTTCAATTTCAATCAGACGCTGTTTATAAAGGGGCTGGTGACTATTGGAAGACACCCGATGAGTTTATTGTTGATGCCAGCGGCGATTGTGAAGATTTTTCCATTGCTAAGTATTTTACTTTACTCGCTATGGGGGTGCCCATGGAAAAGCTGAGAATTACTTATGTTAAATCCCTGCGACTTGACCAGGCGCATATGATTCTGGCTTATTATAAAACTCCTGATGCTGAACCTCTGATATTGGATAATCTGGAACCTCGTATTTTACCGGCTTCACAACGTCCTGATTTGATTCCTGTGTACAGTTTCAATGGTGATGGATTATGGCTTGCAAAGCAAAGAGAGCGCGATAAATATTTAGGGCAAAACCGCTTGAGCAAATGGCAAAGAGTAATAGAACGTATAAAGCAAATGGGTAAAAGACCATGA